A genomic region of Magnetofaba australis IT-1 contains the following coding sequences:
- a CDS encoding two-component system sensor histidine kinase NtrB → MYDDAQFHPVALFDQVSCGVMALDRDGVVRETNAAAERLFGRTRHHMVGKKLEDLLPGHPVALDLIRRAESLNTVCRFRGAELSPGPDIHLHVSLTANPIHDAHGVIIGLLLQMEETSAADKLEEGRRLNETLDSMGALALAVAHEVKNPLAGIRGAAQLLEMETTSESGAACTTLIRAEVDRVSRLLDTLLGLADDAPSISQAINIHEVLQHVIMASGCKEERLERDFDPSLPEVAGDRDKLIQLFLNLLKNADEAARAAPNNAGRVRISTRISNQVRLSQGRRKMHVMVEILDNGAGVPPELRNRIFMPFVTSKSRGPGLGLAICQKIVHEHEGQIELESQPGRTAFRVYLPAND, encoded by the coding sequence ATGTATGATGACGCCCAGTTTCATCCGGTCGCCCTGTTTGATCAGGTCAGTTGCGGCGTTATGGCGCTGGACCGCGACGGCGTGGTGCGCGAGACCAACGCCGCCGCCGAGCGACTGTTTGGCCGCACCCGCCACCATATGGTGGGCAAGAAGCTGGAGGATCTGCTGCCCGGGCATCCGGTGGCGCTGGATCTGATCCGCCGCGCCGAGAGCCTCAACACCGTGTGTCGTTTTCGCGGCGCGGAGCTGTCGCCGGGGCCGGATATCCACCTCCACGTCTCGCTCACCGCCAACCCGATCCACGACGCCCACGGCGTGATCATCGGGTTGCTGCTGCAGATGGAGGAGACCAGCGCCGCCGACAAACTGGAGGAGGGGCGTCGTCTCAATGAGACATTGGACTCCATGGGCGCGTTGGCGCTGGCGGTGGCCCATGAGGTGAAAAACCCCCTGGCCGGGATTCGCGGCGCCGCGCAACTGCTGGAGATGGAGACCACCAGCGAGTCGGGCGCCGCCTGCACCACATTGATTCGCGCCGAGGTGGATCGGGTTAGCCGTTTGCTGGATACCCTGTTGGGGTTGGCCGACGATGCCCCCTCCATCTCCCAGGCGATCAATATTCATGAGGTGTTGCAACACGTCATCATGGCCAGCGGTTGCAAAGAGGAGCGTCTGGAGCGCGACTTCGACCCCTCATTGCCCGAGGTGGCGGGGGATCGCGACAAGCTGATTCAACTGTTCCTGAATCTGCTCAAGAACGCTGATGAAGCAGCGCGCGCAGCGCCCAATAATGCGGGCCGCGTGCGCATCAGCACGCGCATCTCCAACCAGGTGCGACTCAGTCAAGGACGGCGCAAAATGCACGTGATGGTGGAGATTCTGGATAACGGCGCTGGCGTGCCGCCGGAGTTGCGCAATCGGATTTTCATGCCCTTTGTCACCTCCAAGAGTCGTGGCCCGGGGCTGGGTTTGGCCATCTGTCAGAAGATCGTGCATGAACACGAAGGGCAGATCGAGTTGGAGAGTCAACCGGGCCGAACCGCGTTTCGGGTCTATCTACCGGCCAATGATTGA